A single genomic interval of Lactococcus sp. S-13 harbors:
- the rplI gene encoding 50S ribosomal protein L9 — protein sequence MKVVFLEDVKGRGKKGEVKEVPAGFANFLIKQKQAQPATSASLAAVEAQKKAKKRQEEEDLAEAKMLKNALEKDDVVVEIKMKTGDTGRTFGAVDKSDIAKALKAQYNVPVDKRKIQLINKIQALGTKDVPVKLHHDVTAVIKVKISEA from the coding sequence ATGAAAGTTGTATTTTTAGAAGATGTTAAAGGACGTGGTAAAAAAGGCGAAGTCAAAGAAGTTCCAGCAGGATTTGCTAATTTCTTGATTAAGCAAAAACAAGCACAACCTGCTACAAGCGCTTCTCTTGCAGCCGTTGAAGCACAAAAGAAAGCTAAAAAACGTCAAGAAGAAGAAGACCTTGCTGAAGCTAAAATGCTCAAAAATGCCCTTGAAAAAGACGATGTAGTAGTTGAAATCAAGATGAAAACAGGGGACACAGGCCGTACATTTGGTGCTGTGGACAAATCAGACATTGCCAAAGCGCTCAAAGCCCAATACAATGTCCCTGTGGACAAACGCAAAATCCAATTGATTAACAAAATTCAAGCCTTGGGCACAAAAGATGTTCCCGTAAAACTTCATCATGACGTGACCGCAGTGATTAAAGTTAAAATAAGCGAGGCCTAA